ATCGAGGTAGTCACTGTAGAGGGTTGCGAGGAACGCTGCATTCGCAGCATATTGGAGAGGCTCTGGTTCGCCATGGTTCAGCAGGATCAAACCACCTGTAGATATGAAAGCAGCCATACTCTCAATACTATATGATCAAAACATCCTAACTAAATCAAAACTCACATAATCcttttcaatatatagagcacgAGCTAAGACTTATACAAGACCAAAATCTCACTATCCAATAGTTAGTTTCACAAGTTTACACTAAGACTGATGCAGTTTCAAAATCTGAGacaactaactaactaactaactctTACCTTTTGTTCTGTTAAATTTGGTGTAGTAAGGCAAGTCCGAGCACATTACTATGCTGGTTTGTTCGTGAAAGGTTTTCAACATGTCTTCATAAGGAAATGGAGGGCTGAGGAACAGCCTCAGCCGAGTCAAGAGCAACTGAAAAAAagcacacaaacaaacaaaaacagaatgTAAGCAAGCAAGGAATCTGTTGGAAGAAAAACATAACTAAGGAAGCCTCATGTACCTGTGTCCCAGCAAGCTTGTTGTCCCACCCGAAGACACCATAACGAGGGCCATGCGAGAAGGCACCGGCACGCTTCGCTAAATCGTGACTGGTTACCTTCGCAAGATAGGTGTTATCTCCCGTAGCATAGTACATCCATGCTCCTCCCCACTTGATGAGTCCTTTGACATGGTTGAGTTCGCCAGCAACTTGATACTTTGTGCTATATTCAATAACACTCCAGCTCAACATTGTCATTGAGAATGACATGGGAAAGTTGGACTTGATCGAACCTCCAGCATCATAGTACCCTCCTGCTAAATGTGGGTAAGAGCTCCCTGGAAACTTGCCATCGTTCAAGCAAGAATCTCCCCGCCAAGACACGTTATTCCCCTCTGGGAGTTTTCCGGCTGGAACATCAAAACATTTAAAGAGAAGAAGCTTAGTAACATTTACATTCATTTAGTAGCTAGtaatgaatttaaaattgatCAAAACTGATTAGCTTACATATTTGGGCATTGAAGAACTTCAATGCCACTGGAATAGCAATGGTGCTATTGTCTTTCGTTAATGGTGGAACGATGTAGTGGTCGTGAGGCAGAGTCTTCGACAGGGTCATCGCTATGATGCAGGACACACACAAGACTCCTCCAAGCCATAGAAGTAATTTTCTGTTGCTTGAGATGCAAGCAACAGaaaatttcttctttttcttggcGATAGTTGGTTTGAGAACCCAACTTTCCTTCATTTCCAGAGATGGCTGTGTCAGTGGAGTCAGCTCAAGTTCCTCAATCTCCGTCATTGTCCTATGATTCATCtgaaagagagagagcgagagaggtGTTACTGTTACTGTATATACAACAAGATAGTAAGATCtgaaagagagagagcgagaAAGCTGTTActgtatattattttataccAGTTGGTTTGCTGATGATGCAAGACCACCTATTTCACCGGAACCATACATCATTGGCATGTTATTCATATGCTGCATGTTATTCATATGCTGCATGTTGCCAGTTATACCAGCTCCATCGATAGGGGTATGCGTTGACGGCCGTGAGTTGGATGGGCCCACGGTGTTTCTAGTCCCTGTACCAGAAGAGGAAGGCCCCTTTCTTTTGCGGTTGTTCTATCAAACACACGAAGCGGAAGTTGTGGCTCATTCATCTCACAAACTGAAGAATATACTAATTTGGACCAACAAACCACATTatcaacataaataaaatacctTCTCTGATAGTAAAGGATCTTGTCGCTGAGAAGAAGATTGTTGTACTGGCGGCATGTTGATATGCTACAGAAGATGGTATAATTCAGCTCAATACATTCAATAGGAATGTGAGTTTCTACAGATTTGAGAAAGGAAATCTTACTTTTGACGAACTCGACTGCATAGGGGAACCTATAGATCCATCATTTGCATTCTGTTGACAATCTTTCGAGTTCATGTCTCCTCCATACATGGACGAATTACTCATATTTCCTTGACCTTGAACCTGAGCCAAgatctgttgttgttgttgctgctgcggAGGCGAGAGCTGAAATTGACTTTGGTTTTGAAGGAACGCTTTCTGAACCTGAGGGCCTAAACCTGGTCGGATTGTCTCGATGCCCTCCTGTAACATTTGTCAAGAAACCTGATGAAAAACATGGGCTTAACTGATAAATCCTACAAAATAATCCCAGTGACTTACAGTTAATGGCCATCAAGAGCACCTAAACTCATACATTTACGAGCCATCGGATTATAAGACCGTCTCGTCTCAATCAGCGATTTCTGAATGAGACTTTCACCAATAGACGATAATAGAGACAGTGAACTGAACACATATAGTGGCTTTCCATAATTAGAaactctttttaaaatattctagtGACAAATATCAAcactttaaacataaaataaaatttgaatacataaataCTTAAAGTTATTAAAATGTTGAATGTTAGGATATTAAGATAGATATCTGTAGTGTTGAGACTTGAGATATTCTAATATAGCCTTTACTGATTTAGTAttataatataactattatAACCTTTATATAGCttgctttttattaaaaagaaaactgttttctttaattattatttaaggCTTTCAGGAAAATTATTGGTATCAtccaaacactttttttttctaaagatagttgttaaaattaaaaaaacttgaactttaaaaaaaaatttagttacagaaaaatctataattattttttgagttAACAAAGTATTTTGGCTaagacatttaaaaaataaaaataaatgtccAAAAAATAGTTAAAGCATTAAAGATTTAAGGCCCTGATTATTTAGATCGGATTTGGTTAAGTTATTTCGATCCCAGTATTTTAGTATGTCCTAGAAgaagataataaaattttgatgtttGAAAAAAGAGGGATCAAATAAGTAACACTACACTTAACTAAAACACACACTGTTTAGTTCCTGTGACACAAATATTTTTCGCAGTTTGATCATTTTTTCCCCCTAGATTGATAATGGTTTAGTTTAAATTAAGCCAAGATAAATAAGTAAGGTCTAATTGATATTGACAATTTGACAACTTTGAACGGTTTGTTATAGTTAATCGTGTGGTTGTGATTAACAAAGTATCATTTCACAAAGAAGAGAGTTTTTAGATTTATGTTTACGTATAGAAGAAAGTTGCAAAAGGAACATTTTTGTTTGTTGCTAGTAATGGTGTGGTCAACATTTGAAGTATTTATCTTTTCGTCTTGATCTTACATTACCATGTGTCTTTTACCTCCAATAATCTTTCATTTCGCTTTTATTTTACcaactctttttgttttcttttctgttcTCTGTGCACATCTCATTGTCGTCTTCGATGATTGTTATTTCTTGTTCGTTTGATGGTACAAGGTTTATAGTTTTACAAACTTGATGATGATTGACTACTGAAATCATAGTTCATAACCCCATATCCAATAACCATATGCTATCTTAATCAAAGCTTGTCAATCTAGATCTTTCGAATTACAAGAACATACCATTAGTGGTATATACTCGGATAGTGGCTGCTTAGCAAAGCGGATTTGAATTTTGAGAGAGATAGATAGGGAGATTTAAGTGAAACCTATCCCACATTAATTAATGAtcttttagtaaaatattaataagtatATTGAAAAAATTGCATATCATTTGCAATACATAgactatatttatattaatttttcatatccttgtttattcatttatatattttattaaatttaaaatgttcATATGAAATTTAcaaattcatataaatatacTGATAGCCAAATCAACCCTgtgaatttaattaatatttacaaattttggaacattttctctcagatttaggtcttattttaataaaaagatatgTAAAAACACTAAAATCTATTATAccttttaagtaattttttatgattgaataatatatacatgtttTCAACTAGAATTTATAAACCACAAAGGAAATcctacattattttaaaacaaaaaatcataaaacgaaCAACACTAAATACCGTTTGAATTTCTAAATTTACTAAATACGCAAACCAAAAATTCCATTTaagatcttcttctttcttttaaaaatttggtaTGCATCtacattaattttaatcatgTGTTATACATAAGTATCTCTGTAAGTCAGTGTAAAATTACactctacatttttttttaaaaaagtctattaaataaataactgttttaacattaaaatttattatatgtatttattaatttataatcatttatattttaaagagaACCAAGGGATactaactagcacatatatagaCTAATACAGTAAGAGAAAGCTAAAGTATTAGATATCTTTAAGTACAAGATAGTATCAGATACTCTACTTTTTTATTCCTCACCGTCGGTCAATCATTGAGTTCGAAAGAGTCCGATaatctctcttttctttcttcaaaCCAGTCAAATTCTCTAGATTATTGTAGAGGTTTTTAATTCTGAATTTGGTGTgtattatgaaaatttatttagATTGATCTTATAATTCACTGAAAATTGCTAAGCGTGCGAAACCTTGGTGCACAAGGTAACTTAAAAATGAACCACAAATTCTAAGAGATACATATAcagtaaaaatataagaaaaaaatgttttgtataaGAATGTGTTGGGATTAAGTCGGAATGATGTTTTATGTCTGCAAAGTAGAAAGCTGACAAAAGTCAAGTTGGCATGCCGGTTTGTATTCTTCCTTTTCTAATTTTATGTGCAAACTTGCGTTCAAACCCAACGAAAATGATCgcatttttatatcttttagcAAACAAATAGTAGAAAGCTGACAGTATTTAATCATTaatatttctttatttcttatttgtcaaaaagggattttaatttctaaattactTTCAAAGTTGGCTAACAAACATTGGTTTCTCGAGTGAGTTAacaaatactccctctgttttatattaagtgtcgttttagagaatttttttcgttacaaaataagtgtcgttttcgatttttaatgcaaaatttattaattttatgcaaaatttatttttctattgattaaaatatggttaggtgtataagtaatagtatttttttataagaaatgtacaaaattaattgtttctttaATCCGTGTGCCAAAACTTAAAACGAAGTATAATTGATTAGTCCTCAAGTGACATTATCTTACAAAACTTCgccgataaaaaaaaaaccatttactTAAAGTAATGAATATGGATCTTACATGaatactaatttaaaaaaaaaactactacaATACATGCGTAAcgtttcaattttatataaatcttttaaTGCATCTGGTTTTGAGGTAATGTACATTTCTTTTGTCAAACAAGtacatttatttttacaaaaaacaagtacatatatttttttttttttgggcaactaCAAGTacatatctttctttttctttttttttgacatatctttcttcttttgctaAAATAAGAacatatctttttttatttcaactACTAGCCAACAATATCATCTAGAAAATGGTATCTAACGAACCGTAATTGTGCTATTATACCTTGTTGTTAAAATATAGCCTAGTTTGAAGCTAGATGATATAGAATGTCTTAGAAAAACTCAATTGTCCCCCTGTGATTTTTAGTAAACTAAGCTATGTAAACTTAACGAGaataaaaggaaagaaaatcaTTACACGCACGttattgcatttttttttactgtagTGGAGTTGGCAAAGTAGCTACAGAGTGTTTTGTGTGCGAGGGAAAGATCAAAGATGGGTTTTGCTAGATGAGATTTTCTGATATCCAaatcttttaattaatatttacaaatCCGAACTTTTCGCTCAGATttaattcttattttaataAAGATTACTTCTAGATACAATAcaaataaattatgaagttattTCTGTATTATTGaataatatatgatttgaaTTGGAATTTATAAATCACAGAATAgaaacacattattttaaaataaattttaaaatcataaaaagaaCAGTACTAagttttgtttgaattttaaaatctattaatatacgcaaaccaaaattttcatttaacatcttcattttcttttttaatagaattttgtATGTATCTAATCTTAATCTAATTTTAGTAATGTGATATACATCAGTATAATCAAATACCTAAGCCGAACATTTATATCCATTAATATCCAATATTATCTAAAAGTGAATTACcctaatatattttgtatctaaaataatttaaactatcTGAACAACCTTGATTAGTTTTTAACAACTATAACTATAGTTATTTATTCATAAAATGTGAATTACATAAACTCCaaacagaaacaagaaaacaatgaaatacataattaatataaaggaacaacaatacatataaaaatatcaagGTTGTTAAAATATCGTAAGAGATCGAGTGTGAATAATCAGAAGAAAACTGACAGAGTTAATTTGTTTGAAGCTGGATGACATACAGATTAACAACCTTGATATTTTTATCTGGGAGTacatcttattttatttaaaaacttgAAATATTCGATATTTTTACCAGAATAATCCAAATTATCCACCTTTTGTACTTTTACGAGACAttgtatttttcataattttatcgTTTGAGACTTTGATTGTTCGTCGCATTAGAACCTCAGTTGGGTCAAAGCATGACACTCAGGAAGCTGCTCTGTCACGGGACCATTTATCACATTTGGAGACATCGTAACAACGTCCTTCATAACAGTGTGCATCTCTCCCCGCAGCAGGTGTTCAAGCTCATAGACCGAGATATCAAGAATGCCATCACTGCGAGACAGCAAAAGAGGAACTTCTTAGGACTAATGACCCTTTGGATTAGATGACCACCATCTCTAGTTCAAAATCTACtgactttcttgttttttatctaatttttgcCAAGAAATAAGTGTGTAAAATTCTTAACTTGTTTAGGACAAACATTTCATTAAGATTAATGATATttacagtttagcaaaaaaaaaaaaaaaaaaatattcacgaTGAGTCTAAGGTTTTGGAACAAAAAGGTATGAAGCAAAAAagctcaaatatttttaaaaacaatcgaTTTCTGTTAAACGTGAAGAACGAATACTAACTAGCACAGGAAGAGACGGCTAAAGTTATACAGATTCTTGGTCTACCGGGGAGAGATGATTACCATATACATTCCAGAACAAAAAGAAGTATCAGATTCTCTTGAAGTGAAAAAAGGTATCAGATACTAATTCTTCATTTTGTCCCCATCGAACAATCTTTGAGTTCAAAACATGTATCAGATACTCTGGCTCTCCGTTACCCCACGGTCCCCACCGTCTGACGATCTCACTTCTCTTTCTTCGAACCCAGGTTTTATTTTAGAGAGTAATACATTcaagtttttcaaattatttttggatttttaattcgtataaattatgagaaaattatttagattGTTCTTTATTCACTGAAATATTATTAGACTTACTCTCATTAAACTCACATATTGCTTGAATAGGtcctaaaatatatgaaaaaaccatctaaatttatttattctattacATTTGATGCCATTATATTCTATagttaagaaaaacaaaattaaatctgATTTAATAATTATGTACAGAACAAAAGCAAACTCGACACAGACAAAAATTCTCTTTGTATACAGTTTCTGATTGACAACGGAAGTGTtgaattctttgtttttttgaagTGATAATTCTAAATAAGTCGTTTTGTCaaagaataaacaaattttctttggttatgttttttttttcttagctcATAGATAAGTAGTGCAAGGCTGCAAGCTATCAAATTTTTGACAGAATATTCTTTACATAATTATGAAATCCCAAGAAACTACGAGAAAAAAAGCTGGCTTGTTTCAGTTTGCAAAGCTCTACGATACTTGGAGTTTAGTACGTGGAGtcaaaaatcttatatatattttggtcagtttaaaaaaaaataaaaaaaaaaaatatatatatataaaatatatatatatatatatatatttgttcaacttatatatataataaacaggTCCAAATCGTAGCTAAGAATAAGATAAAAAAGACCAacataataaatacaaaaaatagtcTGATTGGTAGAGAAGGGAGCTGACGTGGCGGATCTATGGTCAAAATCGAAATTAGGGCTTAATGCGATCCTAAGCGGCGAGATTGACCGGAAAGGCTATGGTTTCATCACCCCCAATGATGGCGGCGCGTGGAGCATTTTTGTTCATCAGTCTTCAATAAGAAGCAGATTAGCTCCCGTGAAAACGATGAAACAAAACTTGAGAGTTAGGGTGGAGAAGGTTCCTGTTACTGGTGCGGATGCTTCTGCTCCTCCGTTATCATTGGACTCTACCCCACCAATCGCAACCAATCGTTCTTTCTAGTCTTTAGAAACTTCCTCTGGTTTATGATTACTGTTTGAAACCCATTCACCATCAATGTAATCTCCAGATGAATCTTTTCTACCTTCTAATAGTGTTAACCGTTTTCCTGTGTAGCGGAATCTGTGAAACGTTGGCTCTAACCTCTGAGAAAGTTGGGAACATACcagagacaacaaaaaaaatctcttacTGATCATGAACCTAGTGTCTTTATGCCATTTGGAAAGAAAGAAACCCAAGGCTGCATCCCCTGACTTACTTATCTACTTGAATCCGGTTCCTCTTCATTTCGATTGGTTCTTTTGTGAAATTTATGCAGAACATGTTGTTCTGAGTCAGTCAAGCGCTATAATCCTCCGGGAACTATATGATTGTAATGAAGTTGTAatatttagtcaaaaaaaaaaaaaaaaacttgggaACAACCAAATTCAATTATACTTAAATCACATCTTGGTTTGGTTCAGGGGCacgcattattattattagataaCTAGACTAAATAATTAATTCTTAAGAAtgcaaaatagttttaatagtgTAAACCAACTCTCCATGTATATCATGctaaattttgtatttctcCACTACATTTGTTACAGAGACTACTTGTTGAAAGACCATCTGAAATATACTAGAATTTTTATGGTGAAGATATAAATATTACGGAAATAAATACACATTATTTAACATTTAGTAATTAAATGAATAAACCATTGTTCTTATTAAGAATAGAAGTAAAAAGTCTTTTAAAATTGCTAAGCATTCGAAAAACTTGGTGCACAACCTTATAATTAACCACAAATACTATAAGCTACAAATACTATAAGATACATATACAAtgataagaaaacaaatttttgtTAAAAGAATATGTTGGGATTAAGTGGAAGGGATGTTCTGTCTGCAGTATTTAATCATTGATATTTCTTTGTTACTTATTTGTCAAAAAgggattttaatattttaaaattactttcaAAATGTAATGTTATTCAAATAATGActtctatttttctttctcaaatatAGTGTTATTAATATACCATTTATGTGAAAGCATTAGaattgatttgtataatctacAGTTATTCAgttaacaatttataaaaattaaatcaaattcaTTGTTGTTGAAAGATAAACAATTATGAAAagacaaaactataaaaagGATTTGATGCGAGCGTttcataatttttcaaaaatagaacTCACCACCCCCTATAGCTGTTATttgaaaaactcaaaattttatataaaaaaattagccAAAGAAAACTACGTTCCACATCCCCAAATGCTGACCCCACTAACGTTTCTCCAAAACCAGAATCTACACTAGCAAATTCCCCTATAATCTCGACGATGTCTCCACACTTTTTTTCTCACATGCATGTAATTTATGTAAAGCTTCTAACGCCTTTATCGATTCCTTATCAGGattcacaatattttttttattgagctTTAGATTATGTCCAAATTAATGGCGGTCTGGAAACATCAGTATTTGAGTGTCCAACAAAGTGACGTCGTCCTACTGGCTAATTTTGTCTATACTGGAGCTTTTGTGAGATTCAAAGATTCACAAGTACAAATACTCAGGGTCCAAGTAATCTTTATCGAGTAGCTTTGCTATTATGCCTTATCTACGGTTAGAGGTGAGTATTTGCAACCACGTTTTCTAATTCAATGCACCTTCTATCTCTTCAAAGGCGGTGCATTTTAAGCTATAAAAAGCTGAGCTTTCATCCCATGAACATCATCCTCATTCTTCACAAATCCTAATAACCCTTGAAAGTTATCTGATTTTGAACTTAATATTGATGTTTGTTGTTTGTGTAGAAATTTGTGCTTGAACCAGCAATGCAAACCCGTGCTATGATCGATCCGTCGTGCTAGGACAAGAACTAGAAAGACTTTTGCTTTTGGGATTCCCGCCATTTGACATAATCAAGAAATTCAACTCTAACACAGGTTTGTTAATCCTATTATTGTACTTTTGTATTTGAGGATTCAAAGATTTACACTTTCTATGGTTCTTATTTAGATTGGATGTGTAAAAGGCGTGGAAAGAACCTCTTTGTTTGGTTTTGCGAAGAAATTTCAGAGAAGCTCCATCTCTCGGTGAAGAACTAAATAGAACATTGAGCAATCGTCTGATTACATCAACGGCAGGTTGATAGACCTTGGAGAGTGTATACAAGGATGAGAAAGCGCGAGAACATtgaagagaagagagcataAAAAGAGGATTGAAAGACTCTAAATGAATAAGAGTGTTTGCAGTTATAATTGTTACAACTATACATACTTTATGCCTTTGTTATTTTTGGAGTTTATCGAGTTGTAAACATTGAGAGTGAGAGAGACGATTGTAAGACGTTGTGATTAGCTCGTGAGAGGATCACAAGTTACAATTGTTGAGTATTGATAAGAAATCTACTTTGGATCTTATCAAATTGGTGCGAGTGTCGTTGTGATCGAACTATCATCGCGATCGGAAACGATTTGGAAGATCAATTGAAGAGAGTAGATGAGCTGAACGATTGCTTAACGGAATCATCATCGGGAGTCGATAAAATGACGCAGTCGGTGGAGACGTTAGCTCATCAACAAGCGACGATTCATTCAACGATGTTATCATTGATGAGCGTACTGCAAGATAGGGGAGTTCCGTTGGATGTCGAAGCAACTCTAATGCCGAATCCGGATAAACGACCAGTTCAGATAAACGCGTCGACCTCGGAACCTGGCTTTACGATTCTGCAAGTAGATCTGAATGATTTGTCGAGATTGATGCCGAATCGAGATAGTATGATGAAAAAACTGGATATGCCGGTCTTTGATGGAAAGAATCCACATTGTTGGATAGGTCATTGTAAGCGATTCTTTCGACACAGTCAATTTTCGGATGCACAGAAGTTGGAGTTGGTAGGGATGAGTTTGGAAGGTCAGGTGCTGCATTGGTTTAGTTGGGAGATACGACACATACCGTTTGAGAGCTGGCCTTATTTCAAGAGACGTTTGCTCAAACGATTCAGTTCTACAAAAATGAGAACACCTAAAGATTGTTTGGCTCGTTTGGTTCAAGATGGTTCAGCTGTGGCGTATGTGCAGGAGTTTGAAGAGTTGGCTTCTCAAACTACAGGAGTAGACTATGAGATGTTAGAAGCTATCTTTAAAGGAGGTCTAAAACCGGAATTGAAGGAGATTGTGCGAAGAGGAACCAAGAGATTAACAACACATGATTGAAACAGTATTGGAGATGGAAGATGGTTTGCTTTGTAAATCGATGGGTTCAACTAAAGGAAGTGATGGGAGAGGAACTCAAACAACACAATATACCCCTATTCGGTCTTCTTCTACTTACAACTCTACGAATCACTGGCGTACAAAGCCTCTGTTGATTGAAGAAGGTAGTGTAAATGATAAACAGTTGGTGAAACCTTTGGCACTACAGACGAATGGAGGAAATAAAGAGAGAAGACATTTGACTCCTGCTGAGTATGAGCATCACAGAAAGAATAAACTGTGCTATAAGTGTAGCAAGAAGCACTTTTATGGACACATTTGAGCAAATAAGGAAATTCAAGTTCTAACTGTGATTGAAGGTTGTGAAGTGGAGTTAATTGAAGAAGAATTTTTTGATACAGTTCAGGATGAAGGAGGAGTGACAACGGAGTTATCCTTGAATGCTTTTTTTGGGACAACCATCGCCTACTACTACAAAAGTGAGAGGAGTGGTGGGAAACATAGAAGTGATTGTGATGTTAGATAGTGGGGCGACACACAATTTCATCACCCCAGCGGTGGCTAAACAAGCACATCTTAAACTGTGTCATCAACAAGGATTGGATGTTCGATCGGGTACTAGGATAGCGGTATCTAGATTAGGAGTTTGTGCCGGAGTGAAGATTCAGGTTGTGCATGTGGAGTTTGAGACTGATTTCATTGCCTTGGAGTTGGTAATGCAGATTTGATTTTGGGAGTACAATGGCTGAGAACCTTGGGACAGTGCAAGATGAACTAGGGGACACATGAATTGTCTTTTTGGTATAAGAATCGGTTGGTTACCTTGTGTGGTGATCCTACACTACATGCTACCAAGCTTTCCTTCCGATCC
This region of Brassica napus cultivar Da-Ae chromosome C5, Da-Ae, whole genome shotgun sequence genomic DNA includes:
- the LOC106404107 gene encoding endoglucanase 21-like, translating into MNHRTMTEIEELELTPLTQPSLEMKESWVLKPTIAKKKKKFSVACISSNRKLLLWLGGVLCVSCIIAMTLSKTLPHDHYIVPPLTKDNSTIAIPVALKFFNAQISGKLPEGNNVSWRGDSCLNDGKFPGSSYPHLAGGYYDAGGSIKSNFPMSFSMTMLSWSVIEYSTKYQVAGELNHVKGLIKWGGAWMYYATGDNTYLAKVTSHDLAKRAGAFSHGPRYGVFGWDNKLAGTQLLLTRLRLFLSPPFPYEDMLKTFHEQTSIVMCSDLPYYTKFNRTKGGLILLNHGEPEPLQYAANAAFLATLYSDYLDASDTPGWYCGPSFFKTQVLRDFSTSQVDYILGKNPQNISYVVGFGQKYPKHVHHRGASIPKNKKVTCEGGWKWKESSNENPNTIEGAMVAGPDKNDGFHDLRANYNYTQATLVGNSGLVAALVASSRGGGGLDRNGLFSAITPLSLSPDPET